GAGATTGGTGCAACTTTAGTTGAAGACCACAATACACCGCAGGATATAGACGCCACAATTGTCTCTGATGATGTCCCTCCGGAATTGGTGGCCACAATGAATTCGGCCTGGGGTGATGGCATGGCCACGATGCCTGAAGGCCCGGAGATGACCATCAAAGCCGATGATATTCCGGGTGAAGATCTGACAAACCAGACATCACTGGTCATTAAAAAACGAGACTTCAGTGATAAAACAAAGTCGGAATATTTAAATAATGCCGAGTACGAATTACTGGAAGTACTCGGTCAGGGTGGTATGGGCGTTGTCTATACCGCGCGACAGACGTCAATCGACCGGCAGGTTGCGGTCAAAATGCTGAAAGCCAAAACGGCCAAAAACCGTGATCAGAGACACAAATTTTTAGCAGAAGCAGTTGTCACGGGTGAATTAGATCATCCCAACATCGTTCCCATTTATGACGTGGGTAGCAACAATAGCGGCGCTCTGTACTACTCGATGAAAAAAGTCGAAGGCCGCCCCTGGCTGAAAACGATTCGTAAGAATTCGCTCGCCGAAAATCTCAATATTCTGATGAAAGTCGCCGACGCTGTTGCGTTCGCACACTCCCGCAGCGTTGTGCATCGCGATTTAAAACCAGAAAACGTGATGCTCGGTGAGTTCGGCGAAGTTCTGGTGATGGACTGGGGGCTGGCACAATCAACATCCGGATTTCGCAAGTCCAGCAGCATCATCACGACATCCAGCATGGGCGGGACACCTGCTTACATGGCTCCCGAAATGGCAACCGGGCCCGTCGATAAAATCTCGCCGCTCTCTGATGTGTACCTTTTAGGGGCGATCTTATACGAAATCCTCACAGGACGCCCACCACATACCGGTAAAACTGCCATGAAATGTCTGATGGCGGCGGCAAAGAATGAAATTGTTCCCACCGAGAAAAAAGGCGAACTCGTTGATATCGCTATGAAAGCGATGGCCACGCAACAAAAAGACCGCTACCCCAGCGTGCAGGCGTTGCAAAAAGCCATCATGGAGTACCAGTCTCATTCGGAAAGTATTTCACTCGCCACGAGAGCACATTCCGATTTAAAAGGAGCGAAAGCATCAGAAAATTACGAACTGTTTTCGCGTGCCTTATTTGGATTTCAGGAAGCACTGTCTCTCTGGCCCGAAAATCATGCAGCGCAAGCAGGCGCAGACAAAACGACATTGAGCTACGCCAGCACAGCATATACGAAAGGCGATTTTGATCTTGGCTTGTCCTTGTTGAACGAAAAGAATCCAGCACACGCGGAACTCATCGAACAGATCCGCTCAGCCCAGACAGAACGTGATGCACGACAACAACGGCTTCGCACTGCAAAACGGGTCTTTGTCGGTATGCTGGCAACCGTTTTGGTGGTCGTCACTGGAGCCTTCTTTTGGATTCGAGCTGAAGCAGATCGCGCCTTGAAAGCAGAGGAACTCGCGGAAACGGAACGCGACACTGCAATTGAGGAACGTAAGAAAGCCGATGCAGCACGGGCAGAAGAAGCAGTCGCGCGACAAAAAGCGGATGAAGCCCGCGTTCAGGAAGAAATTGCCCGCAATAAAGCAGTGGAATCTGAAAAACAGGCCATTGTTGCTAAGGATGTTGCAGAAAAGGCAAAAATGACGGCAATAGCAGAGAGGGATAAAGCAGAAAAAGCAAAACAGGCAGAAGAGTACGAAGCCTACATAGCCCGTATCGGTCTGGCTGCCGCTAAGATTGATGAAAATGCATTTGAAAGTGCCATTCAATTACTTAACGGCTGCCCTGAGAAACTCCGCAACTGGGAATGGGGACGTCTGATGCACCTTTGTTCGCAAAGTAGCAGGACATTCAATGCGCAGGCACCAGTTGATGCTCTGGCCGTTTCCCATAACGGAACTCAGTTCGTTACTGGTGGTAAAGACGGTTTCGCACGGCTCTGGGATCGGGCCAGCGGAAAAATGCTCGCCAAGTTTGATCACAACAAAAACCCGGTCTTAGCGGTTGCCTTCAGTCCCGATGGGAAAACTCTGGCGACAGGCAGTGAAGACCGAACAGGCTTTATCAAACTCTGGGACCTGGAAACACATTTACAAATCCAGCGTACCTTTGAGAACCCCAAACAAAAAATGCCGTTTGATAAAGGTCACACTGAAGGTATCTTGAGCATCAGCTATTCAAAAGATGGAACGAAACTGCTGACCAGCTCCTACGATAAAACGGCGCGACTCTGGGATGTTGCTTCGGGAAATCAGCTTAGACGTTTCTGGGGACATAACTGGTGGGTCTGGGATGCCAATTTCTCGACCGATGAACGCCGTATCGTTACCGCCAGCCAGGATGGAACCGCCGTCATCTGGTCCGTAGAAACGGGAAAACAGGGCGCCCCCTTCACCGGTCATCAGGGCCCCGTTTATTCCGCTCACTTTTCCCCCGACGCGAACAGCACGCATGTTGTGACCAGCGGTTATGATCGGAGAGTCTTGTTATGGAGACCGGAAGACATCGTTCCTTATGACTTTAATAAGATCGTTTCTGGCAAGAAAAATGAGCCCCCCCCGTTTATCGCTTTCGACGGACATCAGGAAAGTGTTCAATCCGCCGAATTCACGCCCGATGGTTCCATGATTATCTCTGCCAGCCACGATAACACTGTGAAGCTCTGGGATATCGAAACGACAAAAGCCCTGAAGACATTTCGAGGACATGATAGTTGGGTCCAGGCAGCGACACTGCTGAAGGATGGCAAATGGATCCTCTCAGCCAGCCATGATGCACGACTAAAATTATGGAACATCGCTGACTATGAAGAAATCCGGACCTTAAAAGGCAGAGTCCTCGCACAGCACGTCGACGCCATTTTGGATGTTTCGTTCTCGAGAGACGGCACACAACTGGTGACTGCCAGCCGTGACAAAACCGCTATTTCCTGGAATGTCGCAACCGGACAACCACAAATTGAATTCACGGAAGGCCATGCCTTCCTGGCATCGAATGCGGTCTTTTTACCCGACCAGAAACGTCTGGCAACGGCCGCCGTCGATAATTCCGTACGCATCTGGGACATTCAGACGGGGACTGAGCACAAGCGATTCGAACACACCGGCCGCAGCGCCGCAATTGACGTCTCATCTGACTCACGTTTCCTGCTGACAGGCAGCGATCAAAAAACTGTTCGCATTTGGAATATCGAGACAGGGAAATTGATTCGGGAAATGAAGGGGCACCGATCTGAAGTCAGTGCAGTCACCTTTTCTCCCGACCTGCGTTTCTGTGCCAGCGGAGATGCCCGGGGCCGATGTATGCTCTGGGAGGTCGCTACCGGCAAACTGCTGCATCGTCTCGAAGGTCATACTCGGCGAATTTCCGCTCTCAAATTTCTAGCCGATGGAAAAACGCTCCTCACTGCCAGCGGCGATAACACCGTCGGCAACTGGGATCTCAAAACCGGTAAAGAAAACCGGGAACAGATTTTAAAACATCCCGATGCCATTCTGTCGATGGCTGTCTTTGCGGACGGAAAACAGGCCGTCACCAGCTGTGCCGATGGCTTGGTCAGAATCTGGGACCTTACCAAACCGGAAGTCGTACAGACGATTAAACCGGCAAACGGATTGATTAATTCGGTCAGTATTTCGCACGACAATAAACGATTACTCACAGCCAATGTTCAACAGCGGGTGATTCAAGTCTGGTCTGTTGATACGGGAAAAGAGTTGCTGGTTCCCGGTAAAAACGGGAAGTTAAATCCATTTCTCGATTTCAAAAAACAAGGTGGCATGTTATGGACTGCTATTTTTTCGCCTTATCACGACTCGATCCTGACAGTCGGTGGCCGGGATGCCCGTCTCTGGAACGGGATGACCGCCAAGCAGATCATGGCTTTTCATCCACATGGCGTTGTCGCTTCCGCCTCGTTCTCACCTGACGGAAACTGGCTCGTCACTGGCAGCTGGGATAACTCCGCGAAAATCTGGAATACCAAAACAGGGCATGCTGAAAAGAAACTGGAACAAAAGCATCAAGGTTACGTGAATACCGTACGCTACTCTCCCGATGGGAAACAGATTCTGACTGCCAGCGATGACGGCACAGCGAAGCTCTGGGATGCCAACAGTGGCGCGGTGCTATTAACACTCGAACAGCCTGGTACTCATGTCAAAAGCGCGATCTTTTCCCCTGACGGCTCACAGATCGTAACCGCATCAGATGACAAAACACTCGTATTGTGGGATGCCAAAACCGGTCAGAAAAAGACCACGTTTAAAGGACATGCCTGGCCTGTTCTCGAAGTCGCCTATTCGCATGATGGCAAACATCTGATTTCCGGCTCTGAAGACAACAACGCCATCATCTGGGACATTGCCACTCAAAAGAAAACGGTTCTCGCCGGTCACACGGCACCTGTTGCTTCTGTCGTATTTTCTCCCGATGACAGCCGTGCATTCACAGCCAGTGAAGACGGTACGGCAAAACTCTGGGACGCAGAAACAGGAAAAGAAATCCTCACGCTTAGTAGCCACACGCAAGGGGTTACTTCAGTTGATTTCTCACCCAACGGTCGATACGTCGCAACCGGCAGTCAAGATGGGCAGGCGATTTTATGGCTCACTGTCGACTGGAAAAACAAGGACGCCGCGCAGATGGTGATCTCGAATCGTTAAAAGTGAAAATGACCATGGATACCTGTATGAGGCCGGACATAACGCCGCCGCGGACGGGGTGTGACATAAACAACTGACGGCTGAGTCACCACTGTCGTCGGTCGCTGCTTCACAACAATCGGTTCAGCGGCAGAGACAAAATTATGCTGCTGCATAAATTCAATCAGGGGATCGCTGATTCCCTGCTGCTTAAGTGAAATGATTGTCTGCGGGCTCAGGTCAAACGCACCACCCTGGCTGCGAATGGCGCCCATAATCACAGAATCACTCACACCACTATGTGACATTTGAATCACATCACTATTTTTAATTGCAGCCCGCGCCATCCGTTCGTGATTTGCCTGAGCAATGGCAACGTCGCGTTCTTCACGTGCATCTTCGGCATTTCCAATCAGACTTCCAGCCAGTCCTCCGGTTGCCGCTCCAATTAATGCACCGGCTCCCGAATTCCCTGAATGACTGCCAATAATCGCACCAGTCACCGCACCAAGGCCTGCCCCATTCGCTGCACCCGCTTCGGTATGGTTCATCGAACTACAACCCACCTGGAGCAATCCAAGCAGTAACAGAGAAAACAGACTTTTATGTGACACACAGTCCATTGATGTGAATCCTTCCACCAAACTCTTGCACTTTTTACAACCCTTAGCCGCTCATCCCGAGAGGCCGTCTTAATCGATTGGTTACATTTAAATATATCGGGAAAGCAGAGCTCAATTATCAGATAATTTAAAAGTTGTATAGATGAATTTAGGGACCGAAAAATCCGTGGCTATCCAGGTTGACAATGTCGTACTCATAAGGTGTTTTACTGCTGTATTTTACAACCAAATTTTTGAAAATAGAGAAAACAGATATCTCAATCTGTTCTATTCAACACAAGCTCAGCGATAAGATATCGATGCTATTTGTGAAATTTGAGATGAATGAACTATCTACAAAACTACAGGAAAGCAAAGGCTGCATGGAATCAATAAATACTGATCCGGTCACGATGCTGGTGACGGCCCATCCCGCTCCTGGAAACGAGGATGAATGGAAACAGACTCTAACCAGTACCATTCAGGCATCGCTCAAATTTCCCGGTCACATGGGAACGACTGTTCTTAAACAAAAGTCCCACTCAAAACCGACCTACCAGATTATCCTGCGTTTTGACAAACAGGAAAATCTTGATAACTGGAAGCGATCCCCCGAGCGCGAACACTGGGTGTCACGTTTGCACGCATTGGAACATTGCCCGCCAGCCGTGACCCACAACACAGGCCTGGAAACCTGGTTTGAATTTTCTCATCACGACGACCAGCATTCAATGGTGCATCCCCCAAAATACAAAATGGCAATCATTGTCTGGATTGCCGTCTATGTGACCATCATTCCCATCATCAATATCATACGCCCCTTCACGAGCGAACTGCACTTTCTGATTGGCAGCGCCATCACAACGACCATTACTGTCCCCCTCATGACTTGGGTTATGATTCCTGCTTTAAGCTGGTTGCTGCAAAACTGGCTTTACCCGGCGAATGCTGACCAATCTGAAAACAACAGTTAATGAGACCAGAAACATCGTAAATTGCTGTAGTTTTTCTAATCAGCAAAGTTTGCCTAGGAGTGAAATTCACTTGTATCCCGGTTTTTATCATGTATAATATATAATGTGGTCGATAGTGATGATGAGATATCGACTTAAGTGCGTTCCCACCAGCGGTCGGTACAATTCCTCATCCCGAGGAACCTGCCTCGAATGCCCGCCTCAAACCTAACGCGATTTCCATTAAGGAGCCACAAGATGTCGCTGCAGAATCTTCGTTGTGCCGGTCCTGTTTCAAGACGGAGTTTTTTGGAGATGGGTTCCCTTGCCTTAGGCGGAATCAGCCTCACTGACCTGCTCAGACATCAAGCCCAGGCTGCAGAATCCAAGTCCGCTTCGAAAGCTTCAACTCCCGATACATCGGTAATCCTCATCTGGCTTCAAGGGGGGCCAAGTCATATCGATATGTACGATATGAAGCCCGAAGCCCCCGACAACATACGCAGTCCGTTTGCACAGATTCCAACCAATGTCCCCGGTTTGGATATCTGTGAGCATATGCCGCAACAGGCAAAGATTGCAGATAAATTCACTTTGATCCGCTCGATCACTCACAAGTGGAACGGGCATCAGGATGGTGCACAGCGATTCTTAACCGGCTACAATCCACCACGACCTGCGATGAATGAAAACGTATACCCTTCCATGGGAGCCGTCGTCGCCAAATACCGAGAAAAGATGGACTACGGCGTTCCTAATTTTGTCTCCAGTTACAATGGCGGCATTCAATACGCGGGCAGCGCGTATCTTGGGAAAGCCGCTAACCCGTTTGTTGTAAGCGGAGATCCAAACGCGGCGAATTTCCAGGTTAAAAATATTTCGCCCCCTCCCGAGCTGGCAGATTCGCTGGATAATCGCGCGGCCCTGTTAAAAGGCCTCGATAACTTCCGTCGCGAACTTGACCAGTCTGGTTCGATGGATTCCCTGGACAAGTTTAACAAACAGGCTTTGGGGCTATTAACCAGCGAAAAAGTCCGCAGCGCTTTTGATATTTCAAAAGAACCCGATCATATCAGAGACATGTATGGCCGACACACCTGGGGACAACGTGCTTTACTCGCACGCCGTCTGGTGGAATCCGGCTGCAGTTTCGTCTCGATGGTCATGCAGCGTTCCGGTGTTGGAAAGTCGCATAACTGGGACGATCATGCCGTGAACTGGCATATCTTTAAAGAACTGGAACTGCGTCTCCCCATCTATGACAAGGCCGTGAGTGCTCTGATCGAAGATATCTATCAACGTGGTCTCGATAAGAAAGTCATGGTCGTCATTGCCGGTGAATTCGGGCGCACTCCCAAAATCAACTTTAATCGAGGCGTTGGGCGAGGCCACTATGCCAAAGCCCAGTCGGTCATCGTATCGGGCGGTGGCATGAAAATGGGGCAGGTTATCGGTTCCACGACAGATAAAGCCGAAGAGCCCAAAGATCGTCCACTGGATCCGAATGATTTACTGGCAACCATCTATCATTACCTCAATATTGACCCACACCACCCCTACTACGATCACGCCGGTCGACCGACACGCATTCTTGCCTCCGGTGAACCGATCAGCGAACTGATTTAATCGAGTTCTTTTTTCAGAACGTGAATTTCATATTCGATAGACATTGCAGTCTTGAGGGGCTTCCATGCATTCCAGATATATTCATTACTGCGTGCTACTCCTCGCCTTGTTCATTTCTCAATCTGCGAGCATCTTCGCAGCTGAGAAAACGGCAGAAGAACGATCGAGCACGGAAACAAAAACCAAGCTGAAATTAGAATTCGAACAGCCTCATCATATTCTGGCCGACCGCTATTCGCGTCTACAGTTACAGGTGATTGGGACAGACGAACAGAATCGGCAGTCAGACCAGACCCGCCACGTCGTCTTCCAGGCATCCCCGGAAGAAAACGTCTCTATTGACGAAAACGGTCGAGTGACCCCGCTGCACGCCGGTAAGGTCACGATCAAAGCACAACTTCCTGGTGGACAAGTCGCATCGACTCAGCTCATGGTCAAACCGTTAACTGATGCCGCTCCCGGTTTTGATGATCGGATCATGCCCCTGCTCAGCAAGCACAGTTGTAATACATGTCACGGAAAACCACGCGGACAAAACGGCTTTGAGCTTTCGTTGTTCGGCTCTGACTCAGTCAAAGACTATAACTCGATTGTGAAACAGGCCCGCGGACGCCGTATCTCGCAAGCCATCCCCGATCAAAGTCTGCTGCTTAAGAAAGCGACTTCCAGCATTCCTCACGGCGGCGGAAAACGTTTCAATGAAGAATCAGTCGCCTATCAGACGATCCACGACTGGATCCAGGGCGGTACACCGCGGGGAAACAAGTCGGATGCGATCGTCTCTCATATCGAAGTCTTCCCTAAAGAACGTGTTTTACAGACAGAAGCAGAGCAGCAATTGTCCGTGATTGCCCATTACGCCAATGGTTTTGTGGAAGATGTCACTCATCTCACAATTTATCATTCGAACGAAGAATCGATGGTGCAGATTGGCGACACCGGTCTCATCAAAGCCCAGGATCGCCAGGGCGAATTTGCTGTTGTCGTCGTTTTTGGAGGCCAGGTCAGTGCGTTCCGGGGGATTATCCCCTTTGGATATCCTGTTGAAAACCCACACAAATCCGATAATCCAATCGATAAAGCGGTCTTTGCAAAACTGGAACGATTAGGTATCCCCCCTTCCCCTCTCTGTGCTGACGATCAATTCTTACGACGCGTCACCATTGATCTGGCGGGCCGCCTGCCTTCTCTGGAAGAAACAAAATTGTTTCTTGCTGATCAAAGTCCGGATAAACGCGATAAGAAAATCGAGCAGTTACTCGACAGCCCCGAATATGCCGACTACTTCGCCAGCAAATGGATTCACTTGTTAAGAAACGCACGCAGTGCTCCCGAGCATCGTCGCGGCACTTTTTCATTCCATCACTGGATTCGTGAAAGCTTCCGCCAGAATAAAAGTTATGACCAGTTCGTGCGTGAAATCCTCACTGCTTCAGGCGATGTCACTCAGCACCCGCCTGCAGTCTGGTATCGGGAAGTCTCGAAGATGGAAGACCAGGTCGAAAATATGTCGCAGGTCTTTCTGGGCGTGCGTATTACGTGTGCCCGTTGCCATCACCATCCATTCGAAAAATGGAGCCAGCAGGATTACTATCAGTTAGCCGCCTTCTTTTCACAAGTCGATCGAAAAATCAGCGTCGATGGCAACCCGACCTACTTCGAAGAACGTATTTTTCACAAGCGAGGAACCGCTTCCGTCAAACACCCGGCGACCGGTGAAACTCTGAAACCAGCCGGACTGGGTGCGGAACCTCTTACCATTCCCGCCGATGATGACCCTCGTCATCAACTCGTCGACTGGATGGTGAAACCAGAAAACCCGTATTTTGCAACGGTCCTGGTAAACCGTTACTGGAAACATTTCTTTGGAAAAGGAATCGTCGATGCAGAAGACGACCTGCGGGAAACCAATCCCCCTTCGAATCCGGAACTGTTGGAACAGTTACGTCAGGAATTCATTAACAGCGGCTTTGATCTTAAACAATTAGCCCGACTGATCTGTCAGTCAAAAACATACCAGTTGAGCGTTGAAACCAATGGCTATAACCTGAATGACGATCAGTTCTTCTCCCGCTTTTATCCGCGTCGCATGAATGCAGAAGTCGTACTCGACGCCATTGACCAGTTACTCGGTTCCAATACTCGCTTTAGAACGCTTCCACCAGAAACGAAAGCCGT
This genomic interval from Gimesia alba contains the following:
- a CDS encoding protein kinase domain-containing protein → MNDIPDKDQRNDESSDDENLLNDQTQSDFEFDSEDHAPENDQTIISDQWESETISADGNEILEDSSSEDIYQTQNDSDSELGTADDFSLNDQTIVEDNASEDINATIVDPAAVDLERTITEEDHAEWAGAQTISESPEEERSESVNDQTLVLDESENASEIGATLVEDHNTPQDIDATIVSDDVPPELVATMNSAWGDGMATMPEGPEMTIKADDIPGEDLTNQTSLVIKKRDFSDKTKSEYLNNAEYELLEVLGQGGMGVVYTARQTSIDRQVAVKMLKAKTAKNRDQRHKFLAEAVVTGELDHPNIVPIYDVGSNNSGALYYSMKKVEGRPWLKTIRKNSLAENLNILMKVADAVAFAHSRSVVHRDLKPENVMLGEFGEVLVMDWGLAQSTSGFRKSSSIITTSSMGGTPAYMAPEMATGPVDKISPLSDVYLLGAILYEILTGRPPHTGKTAMKCLMAAAKNEIVPTEKKGELVDIAMKAMATQQKDRYPSVQALQKAIMEYQSHSESISLATRAHSDLKGAKASENYELFSRALFGFQEALSLWPENHAAQAGADKTTLSYASTAYTKGDFDLGLSLLNEKNPAHAELIEQIRSAQTERDARQQRLRTAKRVFVGMLATVLVVVTGAFFWIRAEADRALKAEELAETERDTAIEERKKADAARAEEAVARQKADEARVQEEIARNKAVESEKQAIVAKDVAEKAKMTAIAERDKAEKAKQAEEYEAYIARIGLAAAKIDENAFESAIQLLNGCPEKLRNWEWGRLMHLCSQSSRTFNAQAPVDALAVSHNGTQFVTGGKDGFARLWDRASGKMLAKFDHNKNPVLAVAFSPDGKTLATGSEDRTGFIKLWDLETHLQIQRTFENPKQKMPFDKGHTEGILSISYSKDGTKLLTSSYDKTARLWDVASGNQLRRFWGHNWWVWDANFSTDERRIVTASQDGTAVIWSVETGKQGAPFTGHQGPVYSAHFSPDANSTHVVTSGYDRRVLLWRPEDIVPYDFNKIVSGKKNEPPPFIAFDGHQESVQSAEFTPDGSMIISASHDNTVKLWDIETTKALKTFRGHDSWVQAATLLKDGKWILSASHDARLKLWNIADYEEIRTLKGRVLAQHVDAILDVSFSRDGTQLVTASRDKTAISWNVATGQPQIEFTEGHAFLASNAVFLPDQKRLATAAVDNSVRIWDIQTGTEHKRFEHTGRSAAIDVSSDSRFLLTGSDQKTVRIWNIETGKLIREMKGHRSEVSAVTFSPDLRFCASGDARGRCMLWEVATGKLLHRLEGHTRRISALKFLADGKTLLTASGDNTVGNWDLKTGKENREQILKHPDAILSMAVFADGKQAVTSCADGLVRIWDLTKPEVVQTIKPANGLINSVSISHDNKRLLTANVQQRVIQVWSVDTGKELLVPGKNGKLNPFLDFKKQGGMLWTAIFSPYHDSILTVGGRDARLWNGMTAKQIMAFHPHGVVASASFSPDGNWLVTGSWDNSAKIWNTKTGHAEKKLEQKHQGYVNTVRYSPDGKQILTASDDGTAKLWDANSGAVLLTLEQPGTHVKSAIFSPDGSQIVTASDDKTLVLWDAKTGQKKTTFKGHAWPVLEVAYSHDGKHLISGSEDNNAIIWDIATQKKTVLAGHTAPVASVVFSPDDSRAFTASEDGTAKLWDAETGKEILTLSSHTQGVTSVDFSPNGRYVATGSQDGQAILWLTVDWKNKDAAQMVISNR
- a CDS encoding glycine zipper domain-containing protein, coding for MDCVSHKSLFSLLLLGLLQVGCSSMNHTEAGAANGAGLGAVTGAIIGSHSGNSGAGALIGAATGGLAGSLIGNAEDAREERDVAIAQANHERMARAAIKNSDVIQMSHSGVSDSVIMGAIRSQGGAFDLSPQTIISLKQQGISDPLIEFMQQHNFVSAAEPIVVKQRPTTVVTQPSVVYVTPRPRRRYVRPHTGIHGHFHF
- a CDS encoding antibiotic biosynthesis monooxygenase; this translates as MNELSTKLQESKGCMESINTDPVTMLVTAHPAPGNEDEWKQTLTSTIQASLKFPGHMGTTVLKQKSHSKPTYQIILRFDKQENLDNWKRSPEREHWVSRLHALEHCPPAVTHNTGLETWFEFSHHDDQHSMVHPPKYKMAIIVWIAVYVTIIPIINIIRPFTSELHFLIGSAITTTITVPLMTWVMIPALSWLLQNWLYPANADQSENNS
- a CDS encoding DUF1501 domain-containing protein, producing MSLQNLRCAGPVSRRSFLEMGSLALGGISLTDLLRHQAQAAESKSASKASTPDTSVILIWLQGGPSHIDMYDMKPEAPDNIRSPFAQIPTNVPGLDICEHMPQQAKIADKFTLIRSITHKWNGHQDGAQRFLTGYNPPRPAMNENVYPSMGAVVAKYREKMDYGVPNFVSSYNGGIQYAGSAYLGKAANPFVVSGDPNAANFQVKNISPPPELADSLDNRAALLKGLDNFRRELDQSGSMDSLDKFNKQALGLLTSEKVRSAFDISKEPDHIRDMYGRHTWGQRALLARRLVESGCSFVSMVMQRSGVGKSHNWDDHAVNWHIFKELELRLPIYDKAVSALIEDIYQRGLDKKVMVVIAGEFGRTPKINFNRGVGRGHYAKAQSVIVSGGGMKMGQVIGSTTDKAEEPKDRPLDPNDLLATIYHYLNIDPHHPYYDHAGRPTRILASGEPISELI
- a CDS encoding DUF1549 and DUF1553 domain-containing protein, whose product is MHSRYIHYCVLLLALFISQSASIFAAEKTAEERSSTETKTKLKLEFEQPHHILADRYSRLQLQVIGTDEQNRQSDQTRHVVFQASPEENVSIDENGRVTPLHAGKVTIKAQLPGGQVASTQLMVKPLTDAAPGFDDRIMPLLSKHSCNTCHGKPRGQNGFELSLFGSDSVKDYNSIVKQARGRRISQAIPDQSLLLKKATSSIPHGGGKRFNEESVAYQTIHDWIQGGTPRGNKSDAIVSHIEVFPKERVLQTEAEQQLSVIAHYANGFVEDVTHLTIYHSNEESMVQIGDTGLIKAQDRQGEFAVVVVFGGQVSAFRGIIPFGYPVENPHKSDNPIDKAVFAKLERLGIPPSPLCADDQFLRRVTIDLAGRLPSLEETKLFLADQSPDKRDKKIEQLLDSPEYADYFASKWIHLLRNARSAPEHRRGTFSFHHWIRESFRQNKSYDQFVREILTASGDVTQHPPAVWYREVSKMEDQVENMSQVFLGVRITCARCHHHPFEKWSQQDYYQLAAFFSQVDRKISVDGNPTYFEERIFHKRGTASVKHPATGETLKPAGLGAEPLTIPADDDPRHQLVDWMVKPENPYFATVLVNRYWKHFFGKGIVDAEDDLRETNPPSNPELLEQLRQEFINSGFDLKQLARLICQSKTYQLSVETNGYNLNDDQFFSRFYPRRMNAEVVLDAIDQLLGSNTRFRTLPPETKAVQLPDSSKNFSNEFLELFGRPKAQSACECERSQDGDLRQSLYLLTSTDILRKLSSSASRPTQLSKQKDKTEEQQIKELYLRAFSRPPRADELKIAANHLKNHQYKTKSKAYEDLLWAIFNTKEFLYNH